In one Haloplanus salinus genomic region, the following are encoded:
- a CDS encoding polyprenyl synthetase family protein produces the protein MTTDSTEERVLAAVRERRERVNAAIDEDLPLVAPERLWEASRYLLKAGGKRLRPTVSLLTAEAIADVPPLSVDYRQFPALDGGEVDVMAGALSLEVIQSFTLIHDDIMDDDALRRGVPAVHKAYDVDTAILAGDTLYSTAFEMMADTGAAPENGLEAMRMLAETCTRICEGQALDVEFERRRDVLPDEYLEMVESKTAVLYGDAAATPAVLLDADDAVVDALYAYGINSGSAFQIQDDVLDLTVPSAKLGKQRGSDLVGNKETLITLHARQQGVDVDGLVDADDAESLTDADVEDAVATLNEVGSIEYAREKAYSLVDESKRNLEALPDNEARSLLAAIAEYLISRGY, from the coding sequence ATGACGACCGATTCGACGGAAGAGCGGGTGCTCGCTGCGGTTCGTGAGCGCCGCGAGCGGGTCAACGCGGCCATCGACGAGGACCTCCCTCTCGTGGCGCCGGAACGGCTCTGGGAGGCGTCGCGCTACCTGCTGAAGGCGGGTGGCAAGCGTCTCCGACCGACCGTCTCCCTGCTGACCGCCGAGGCCATCGCGGACGTGCCGCCGCTCTCCGTCGACTACCGACAGTTCCCCGCCCTCGACGGCGGCGAGGTTGACGTGATGGCCGGGGCGCTGAGCCTCGAGGTCATCCAGTCGTTCACCCTCATTCACGACGACATCATGGACGACGACGCGCTCCGTCGCGGGGTGCCCGCCGTCCACAAGGCCTACGACGTGGACACGGCCATCCTCGCCGGCGACACGCTCTATTCGACCGCCTTCGAGATGATGGCGGATACGGGCGCCGCGCCCGAGAACGGCCTGGAGGCGATGCGGATGCTCGCGGAGACCTGCACCCGCATCTGTGAGGGCCAGGCCCTCGACGTGGAGTTCGAGCGGCGACGTGACGTCCTCCCCGACGAGTATCTGGAGATGGTCGAGTCAAAGACCGCCGTCCTCTACGGCGACGCGGCGGCGACGCCCGCGGTCCTCCTCGACGCCGACGACGCGGTGGTCGACGCGCTCTACGCCTACGGCATCAACTCCGGCTCGGCGTTTCAGATTCAGGACGACGTGCTCGACCTGACCGTTCCGTCGGCGAAACTGGGCAAACAGCGCGGCTCGGACCTCGTCGGGAACAAAGAGACGCTCATCACGCTCCACGCCCGTCAGCAGGGCGTCGACGTGGACGGCCTCGTCGACGCCGACGACGCCGAGTCGCTGACCGACGCCGACGTCGAAGACGCCGTGGCGACGCTGAACGAGGTGGGCAGCATCGAATACGCCCGGGAGAAGGCGTACTCGCTCGTCGACGAGAGCAAGCGAAACCTCGAAGCCCTCCCCGACAACGAGGCCCGGTCGTTACTCGCCGCCATCGCGGAGTATCTCATCTCACGGGGCTACTGA
- a CDS encoding metal-dependent hydrolase has protein sequence MFVGHATLAFALVGGVAVARGRTAERALALGVVAGAFAALPDVDMLYALVGIAGAAGGDALAVAGAFWSTGNVVHRAVTHSLVLAPPVALLAALHAADARSARALSVTLGLALVAVVGVGGGALAALVTLAFVLGAAVVGTVAGRYAALTPLQVLGAAVVGLGTHPFGDLFTGEPPAMLYPVDAALVTDRVALAADPTLHLLAAFGVELATVWAAVAVVCLATGLRPTAAVSPRATLGAGYAASVLLIPAPTLDLSYPFVFSVLGVGLLGLFPRVHLVGDPHGPTVEPLDWLGAALTGLSAITVAWLAYTVAYVLVG, from the coding sequence ATGTTCGTCGGCCACGCCACGCTCGCGTTCGCCCTCGTCGGCGGCGTCGCCGTCGCTCGCGGCCGGACCGCGGAGCGAGCGCTCGCGCTCGGCGTCGTCGCCGGCGCGTTCGCCGCCCTCCCCGACGTGGACATGCTGTACGCCCTCGTCGGCATCGCGGGCGCCGCCGGGGGCGACGCTCTCGCCGTCGCCGGCGCGTTCTGGTCCACCGGGAACGTCGTCCACCGCGCGGTCACCCACTCGCTCGTCCTCGCCCCCCCGGTGGCGCTTCTGGCCGCCCTCCACGCCGCCGACGCCCGGTCGGCCCGAGCGCTCTCGGTCACCCTCGGCCTCGCCTTGGTCGCGGTGGTCGGCGTCGGCGGCGGGGCGCTCGCGGCGCTGGTGACGCTCGCGTTCGTCCTCGGGGCCGCCGTCGTCGGCACGGTCGCCGGCCGGTACGCCGCCCTGACGCCGCTACAGGTCCTCGGGGCCGCCGTCGTCGGTCTCGGCACTCACCCGTTCGGCGACCTCTTCACCGGCGAACCGCCGGCGATGCTCTATCCCGTCGACGCGGCGCTCGTAACCGACCGGGTCGCGCTCGCGGCCGACCCCACGCTCCACCTACTCGCCGCGTTCGGCGTCGAACTCGCGACGGTGTGGGCCGCGGTGGCCGTCGTCTGCCTCGCTACCGGCCTGCGGCCGACGGCAGCCGTCAGCCCCCGGGCGACGCTCGGCGCGGGCTACGCCGCCAGCGTCCTCCTCATCCCCGCGCCGACGCTCGACCTCTCCTATCCGTTCGTGTTCTCGGTGCTCGGCGTCGGCCTCCTCGGACTCTTCCCGCGGGTCCACCTCGTTGGCGACCCCCATGGACCGACGGTCGAACCCCTCGACTGGCTCGGGGCGGCACTGACCGGCCTGAGCGCGATTACCGTCGCGTGGCTGGCGTACACGGTAGCGTACGTACTCGTCGGGTGA
- a CDS encoding mechanosensitive ion channel domain-containing protein — MRGAVLQSNVLVRALDEFVRRLVEAVPTLVVGIVFLALAAILVKLVLAVLETTLERTMGGESPVYRQFLTTVVAVFLWFGVGLSTLSVVGLEGIAASLGTAAGFVALGVSYATSDMIADAVAGVYLLRDPDFEAGDTVRVGDMEGVVRSIELRKTRFAVDDDTVVRGNADIEARWTKLGDEA, encoded by the coding sequence ATGCGCGGCGCCGTACTGCAGTCGAACGTCCTCGTGCGAGCGCTCGACGAGTTCGTCCGCCGCCTCGTCGAGGCCGTCCCGACCCTCGTCGTCGGCATCGTCTTCCTGGCGTTGGCGGCGATCCTCGTCAAACTCGTCCTCGCGGTGTTGGAGACGACTCTCGAGCGGACGATGGGCGGGGAGTCTCCCGTCTACCGCCAGTTTCTCACCACCGTCGTCGCCGTCTTCCTCTGGTTCGGCGTCGGGCTCTCGACGCTCTCGGTGGTCGGCCTGGAAGGTATCGCGGCGTCGCTCGGCACCGCCGCCGGCTTCGTCGCCCTCGGCGTCTCCTACGCGACGAGCGACATGATCGCCGACGCCGTCGCCGGCGTCTACCTCCTCCGCGACCCGGACTTCGAGGCCGGCGACACCGTCCGCGTCGGTGACATGGAAGGCGTCGTCCGATCCATCGAACTCCGAAAGACCCGTTTCGCCGTCGACGACGACACCGTCGTTCGCGGGAACGCCGACATCGAAGCCCGGTGGACCAAGCTCGGCGACGAGGCGTAG
- a CDS encoding DUF7116 family protein has product MAPVTMPPVEEARNVFRRLGYSVDGDGVDLRAERKWRTVHVTALDADEASSPPELRADGGTTDYRLRCFVTWMDAAGDLSDRLAGLDLDYEWAVIGVDGDEYEVVERAVGA; this is encoded by the coding sequence ATGGCCCCTGTTACCATGCCACCTGTCGAAGAGGCGCGGAACGTGTTCCGCCGCCTCGGATACTCCGTCGACGGCGACGGGGTCGATCTCAGGGCCGAACGCAAGTGGCGAACCGTTCACGTGACTGCACTCGACGCCGACGAGGCATCCTCGCCCCCCGAACTCCGGGCGGACGGTGGGACGACTGACTATCGGCTTCGCTGTTTCGTGACGTGGATGGACGCCGCAGGGGACCTCAGCGATCGGTTGGCCGGACTCGACCTCGACTACGAGTGGGCCGTCATCGGCGTCGACGGCGACGAGTACGAAGTCGTCGAGCGAGCGGTCGGCGCGTAA
- a CDS encoding HesB/IscA family protein, translating to MSTESVEGTSDRVVEVTPEAASEAVALMEREGMDADVGGLRLFVQQGGCAGLSYGMRFDDEPEEDDTVVERHELRVFVDPASADYIGGSVLDYESGLQAEGFHVENPNVVSECGCGESFRT from the coding sequence ATGAGTACCGAATCAGTCGAAGGAACGAGCGACCGGGTGGTAGAGGTGACCCCTGAGGCCGCCTCGGAAGCGGTCGCGCTGATGGAACGCGAGGGGATGGATGCCGACGTGGGCGGGCTCCGCCTGTTCGTCCAGCAGGGTGGGTGTGCCGGCCTCTCCTACGGCATGCGCTTCGACGACGAACCGGAGGAGGACGACACCGTCGTCGAGCGTCACGAACTGCGCGTGTTCGTCGACCCCGCGAGCGCCGACTACATCGGCGGCTCGGTGCTCGATTACGAATCCGGCCTCCAAGCGGAGGGGTTCCACGTCGAGAACCCGAACGTCGTCTCCGAGTGCGGCTGTGGCGAATCCTTCCGGACGTAG
- the hisD gene encoding histidinol dehydrogenase yields MEVRDIEALGPADRRALFERDAGVDAVRDDVCDIVDRVRDEGDVAVRAFSSEFDGVEVGNLDVTDAAERAHEAVDDDLLAAIRTAVDNVREFHERQVPADWRDDFGGRELGRRFRPLPRVGVYVPGGAAAYPSSAIMGIVPATVAGVDHVVATTPPAEELNPATLAAIHEAGADAVYSVGGAQAVAAMAYGTETVTAVEKIVGPGNRWVTAAKAEVRGDVEIDFLAGPSEVLVLADDTADPAFVAADLLAQAEHDDHASVVAVTADADLAAAVVDELAERLPECDRRETVEAALSNDASGVFLARSMSEAVLFAEEYAAEHLSIQAEDDEALLDRIDSAGSVFLGPYTPVAAGDYASGTNHVLPTGGGARRFGGLSVETFLRSTTVQRLDRDALDDLSGTITTLAEAEGLTGHAESVRRRFE; encoded by the coding sequence ATGGAAGTACGCGACATCGAGGCGCTCGGTCCCGCCGACCGGCGGGCGCTGTTCGAGCGCGACGCGGGCGTCGACGCCGTCCGCGACGACGTGTGCGACATCGTCGACCGCGTCCGCGACGAGGGCGACGTGGCCGTCCGGGCGTTTTCGAGCGAGTTCGACGGCGTCGAAGTCGGCAATCTCGACGTGACGGACGCGGCCGAGCGCGCCCACGAGGCCGTCGACGACGACCTGTTGGCCGCGATCAGAACCGCCGTCGACAACGTTCGCGAGTTCCACGAACGACAGGTGCCGGCGGACTGGCGCGACGACTTCGGCGGCCGGGAGCTCGGCCGTCGGTTCCGGCCACTCCCCCGCGTCGGCGTCTACGTCCCCGGCGGTGCCGCGGCCTACCCCTCCAGCGCGATCATGGGAATCGTCCCCGCGACGGTCGCCGGCGTCGACCACGTCGTGGCGACGACGCCGCCGGCCGAGGAGCTGAACCCCGCGACGCTGGCCGCGATCCACGAGGCGGGCGCGGACGCCGTCTACAGCGTCGGCGGCGCACAGGCCGTCGCGGCGATGGCCTACGGGACGGAGACGGTGACGGCCGTCGAGAAGATCGTCGGCCCCGGTAACCGCTGGGTGACGGCGGCCAAGGCCGAAGTCCGGGGCGACGTGGAGATCGACTTCCTCGCCGGGCCGAGCGAGGTACTCGTACTGGCGGACGACACCGCCGATCCGGCCTTCGTCGCCGCCGACCTCCTCGCACAGGCCGAACACGACGACCACGCCTCGGTCGTCGCGGTGACGGCCGACGCCGACCTCGCCGCGGCGGTCGTCGACGAACTCGCCGAGCGACTACCCGAGTGCGACCGCCGGGAGACGGTCGAGGCGGCGCTTTCGAACGACGCGAGCGGCGTCTTCCTCGCGCGGTCGATGTCGGAGGCCGTCCTCTTCGCCGAGGAGTACGCCGCCGAACACCTGTCGATCCAGGCCGAGGACGACGAGGCGCTACTGGACCGGATCGACAGCGCCGGGAGCGTCTTCCTCGGCCCGTACACCCCCGTCGCCGCCGGCGACTACGCCTCCGGCACGAACCACGTCCTCCCGACCGGCGGCGGCGCCAGGCGGTTCGGCGGGCTGTCGGTGGAGACGTTCCTCCGATCGACGACCGTCCAGCGCCTCGACCGCGACGCACTCGACGACCTGTCGGGAACGATCACGACGCTCGCGGAAGCGGAGGGGCTGACCGGCCACGCCGAGAGCGTGCGCCGACGGTTCGAGTAG
- a CDS encoding putative sulfate/molybdate transporter has translation MRTSLAGWTDARFDVAWGEVTGAVGDTVTVLPIVVAVAALTDLSLPHLLAGFAVFQVVWGLRYGHPMSVEPMKALAALVIAGGLSTGEYVAAGLLAGGVLLAVGRAGALARLAPYVGEPVVRGIQVGVALILLRTGVTTGLEAPSLAALAVVVALGTVVTGHREVAALAVLGLGAALALDAAGPITPRLPDLRLLGPASLSLSRNAVGATVGQLAMTVGNAAVATSLLVEEYFDADASPDDLSTSMGIMNLFAIPFGAMPMCHGSGGVAGKYAFGARTATSNLLLGGLYLLLAVVAVDAVAAFPMAVLGVVLVLVAIELGRSGLDTEDPWLTGTVGVTALLVDVGVAFGVGIVGYHALKRVRSAD, from the coding sequence ATGCGAACCTCGTTGGCCGGGTGGACCGACGCGCGTTTCGACGTGGCGTGGGGCGAGGTGACGGGGGCGGTGGGCGACACCGTGACCGTCCTCCCCATCGTCGTCGCCGTCGCGGCGCTGACCGACCTCTCCCTCCCGCACCTCCTCGCCGGCTTCGCCGTCTTTCAGGTGGTCTGGGGGCTTCGGTACGGCCATCCGATGTCCGTCGAGCCGATGAAGGCGCTCGCGGCGCTGGTCATCGCCGGCGGCCTCTCGACCGGCGAGTACGTCGCCGCCGGGTTGCTCGCGGGCGGCGTCCTCCTCGCCGTCGGGCGGGCTGGCGCACTGGCACGGCTCGCCCCCTACGTCGGCGAACCCGTCGTCCGCGGCATCCAGGTCGGCGTCGCGCTGATCCTGCTCCGGACCGGCGTGACGACCGGACTGGAAGCGCCGTCGCTCGCGGCGCTCGCCGTCGTCGTCGCCCTCGGCACCGTCGTGACCGGTCACCGCGAGGTGGCGGCGCTCGCCGTCCTCGGTCTCGGCGCGGCGCTCGCCCTCGACGCCGCCGGACCGATCACGCCCCGTCTTCCCGACCTGCGTCTCCTCGGCCCCGCCTCGCTCTCCCTCTCGCGGAACGCCGTCGGTGCCACGGTCGGTCAACTGGCGATGACCGTCGGCAACGCCGCCGTCGCCACCTCCCTGCTGGTCGAAGAGTACTTCGACGCCGACGCGTCGCCGGACGACCTCTCGACCAGCATGGGCATAATGAATCTGTTCGCCATCCCCTTCGGCGCGATGCCCATGTGCCACGGGAGCGGCGGCGTCGCCGGCAAGTACGCCTTCGGCGCCCGAACCGCGACTTCCAACCTGCTCCTCGGCGGCCTCTATCTCCTCCTCGCCGTCGTCGCCGTCGACGCCGTCGCGGCGTTCCCGATGGCCGTCCTCGGCGTCGTCCTCGTCCTCGTGGCCATAGAACTCGGTCGCTCCGGCCTCGACACCGAGGACCCGTGGCTGACCGGGACCGTCGGCGTCACTGCCCTCCTCGTCGACGTCGGCGTCGCCTTCGGCGTCGGTATCGTCGGCTACCACGCCCTGAAACGGGTGCGGAGCGCGGACTAG
- the ggt gene encoding gamma-glutamyltransferase, whose product MDPNPDLDRFDSRRSTAYARNGMVATSQPLATQAGVAALREGGNAFDAAVTTAAVLNVVEPMSTGIGGDAFALYRTADGDVGAFRSCGGAPAEATIGTVRERVAERSGVDPTAASMPGAGPLAVTVPGTARGWERLVEDHGTRSLAAALDPAVEYAREGFPVSEVIADMWATGEALFTEEGAREEYLLDGRSPEPGEVVTLPDLGETLDTIATAGADAFYEGALADRIAETVRDRGGLLAADDLAGFEPEYVDPVSTTYRGAEVYELPPNNQGLVALEALNIAEELDAGGYDYDSAERVHYFAESLKRAFHDGHHYITDPEFEDVPALGSNAYAAERAATVGERAGSVSIGGPGAPGDGDTVLLTVADEAGNVVSFINSIFGNFGSGVVVPGTGITLQNRGSSFSLDPDHPNRIEPGKRPFHTLIPGLCRLGDDDWAAFGVMGGYMQPQGHLQVLSNLLDYGMPLQAALDAPRWRYREDGSLAVEDRFPDGLLPKLARRGHEVVVRPPGDFGGGQITRLDGDVISGATEPRKDGTATGF is encoded by the coding sequence ATGGACCCGAACCCGGACCTCGACCGCTTCGACTCGCGGCGGTCGACGGCGTACGCGCGGAACGGTATGGTGGCGACGAGCCAGCCGCTCGCGACGCAGGCGGGCGTGGCGGCGCTCCGCGAGGGCGGCAACGCCTTCGACGCGGCGGTGACGACGGCGGCCGTCCTGAACGTCGTCGAACCCATGAGTACCGGCATCGGGGGCGACGCCTTCGCCCTCTATCGCACCGCCGACGGCGACGTGGGCGCGTTTCGGAGCTGTGGCGGCGCGCCCGCCGAGGCGACGATCGGGACGGTTCGCGAGCGGGTGGCCGAGCGGTCGGGCGTCGATCCGACGGCGGCGTCGATGCCAGGCGCCGGGCCGCTCGCGGTGACCGTTCCCGGGACCGCACGGGGGTGGGAACGGCTCGTCGAGGACCACGGGACCCGGTCGCTCGCGGCCGCGCTCGACCCCGCGGTCGAGTACGCACGGGAGGGCTTTCCGGTCAGCGAGGTGATCGCGGACATGTGGGCGACCGGGGAGGCGCTGTTCACCGAGGAGGGCGCCCGCGAGGAGTACCTGCTCGACGGCCGGTCGCCCGAACCCGGCGAGGTGGTGACGCTCCCCGACCTCGGGGAGACCCTCGATACGATCGCGACGGCGGGCGCCGACGCCTTCTACGAGGGGGCGCTGGCCGATCGCATCGCCGAAACGGTACGTGACCGGGGCGGACTGCTCGCGGCCGACGACCTCGCCGGCTTCGAGCCGGAGTACGTCGACCCCGTCTCGACCACCTATCGCGGCGCCGAGGTGTACGAACTCCCGCCGAACAACCAGGGGCTGGTAGCCCTGGAGGCGCTGAATATCGCCGAGGAACTCGACGCCGGGGGGTACGACTACGACTCCGCGGAGCGGGTCCACTACTTCGCGGAATCGCTGAAGCGCGCCTTCCACGACGGCCACCACTACATCACCGACCCCGAGTTCGAGGACGTGCCGGCGCTGGGGTCGAACGCCTACGCGGCGGAGCGGGCGGCGACGGTCGGCGAGCGCGCCGGCTCGGTGTCGATCGGCGGGCCGGGGGCACCCGGTGACGGCGACACCGTCCTCCTGACCGTCGCGGACGAGGCGGGCAACGTCGTCTCCTTCATCAACTCCATCTTCGGGAACTTCGGGAGCGGCGTGGTGGTGCCGGGGACGGGCATCACGCTCCAGAACCGCGGGAGTTCGTTCTCGCTCGACCCCGACCACCCGAACCGGATCGAACCCGGCAAGCGCCCGTTCCACACGCTCATCCCGGGACTGTGCCGTCTCGGCGACGACGACTGGGCGGCTTTCGGGGTCATGGGCGGCTACATGCAGCCCCAGGGACACCTGCAGGTGCTGTCGAACCTGCTCGACTACGGCATGCCGCTTCAGGCGGCGCTGGACGCGCCGCGCTGGCGCTACCGCGAGGACGGGAGCCTCGCCGTCGAGGACCGGTTCCCCGACGGGCTCTTACCGAAACTCGCCCGCCGGGGTCACGAGGTGGTCGTCCGGCCGCCCGGTGACTTCGGCGGCGGCCAGATCACGCGGCTCGACGGCGACGTGATATCCGGGGCGACGGAGCCACGGAAGGACGGAACTGCAACGGGGTTCTAG
- the eif1A gene encoding translation initiation factor eIF-1A, which translates to MSEETGRRNLRMPDDDELFAVVTQHNGGNHVRVRCEDGEERMGRIPGRMKYRTWINEGDVVLVEPWSWQDEKANIEWRYSGQDADQLRREGHID; encoded by the coding sequence ATGAGCGAAGAAACCGGGCGCCGGAACCTCCGAATGCCCGACGACGACGAACTGTTCGCGGTCGTAACCCAGCACAACGGTGGGAACCACGTCCGCGTCCGCTGTGAGGACGGCGAGGAGCGAATGGGCCGCATCCCCGGCCGCATGAAATACCGCACGTGGATCAACGAGGGCGACGTGGTCCTCGTCGAACCGTGGTCCTGGCAGGACGAGAAGGCAAACATCGAGTGGCGGTACTCGGGACAGGACGCCGACCAACTGCGCCGCGAAGGCCACATCGACTAA
- a CDS encoding alcohol dehydrogenase catalytic domain-containing protein: MRAAAFTDLIGPDGVDVIDLDRPDPGPGEAVVDVQACSINHHDLWILEGASAMVDPTDLPFVSGLDVTGVVDDVGEGVTGVAPGDRVLLCPNETCGTCRFCREGPETLCESYSLYHGGLAEEACVAADRLVSLPDDVDATTAAALPTAYLTASHMLRRAGVEPGDLLFVPGATGGVGVATIQLAALRGVRTIGTSSSASKLDAVADLGADHTIQGTDPDALREAVTDIGTPDAVVNHLGGDYTGLGLDVMRRGGRMVVCGRTAGPTSEIDIADLFRGHKCVIGSTMGTQTDLERLVDLVAAGDLDPRVDRTFPLSETAAAFERMADRETLGKLVVTMD; the protein is encoded by the coding sequence ATGCGTGCCGCAGCGTTCACCGACCTGATCGGACCGGACGGCGTCGACGTGATCGACCTTGACCGCCCCGACCCCGGCCCGGGTGAGGCCGTCGTCGACGTCCAGGCCTGCTCGATCAACCACCACGACCTCTGGATTCTGGAGGGGGCGTCCGCGATGGTCGACCCAACCGACCTGCCTTTCGTCAGCGGCCTCGACGTCACGGGGGTCGTCGACGACGTCGGCGAGGGCGTCACCGGCGTCGCCCCCGGCGACCGGGTCCTCCTCTGTCCGAACGAGACGTGCGGCACCTGCCGGTTCTGCCGTGAAGGCCCGGAGACCCTCTGTGAATCCTACTCGCTGTACCACGGCGGCCTCGCGGAGGAAGCCTGCGTCGCGGCCGACCGACTGGTTTCCCTCCCCGATGACGTGGACGCGACGACGGCCGCGGCGCTCCCGACGGCGTATCTCACCGCCTCCCACATGCTCCGCCGGGCGGGGGTCGAACCCGGCGACCTCCTCTTCGTCCCCGGCGCGACCGGCGGCGTCGGCGTCGCAACGATTCAACTCGCGGCCCTCCGTGGCGTCCGCACTATCGGCACCTCGTCGTCGGCGTCGAAACTCGACGCCGTCGCCGACCTCGGCGCCGATCACACGATCCAAGGGACGGATCCCGACGCCCTCCGGGAGGCCGTCACCGACATCGGCACGCCGGACGCCGTCGTCAACCACCTCGGCGGCGACTACACCGGCCTCGGTCTCGACGTCATGCGCCGCGGCGGACGGATGGTCGTCTGTGGGCGCACCGCCGGGCCGACCTCCGAGATCGACATCGCCGACCTGTTCCGGGGGCACAAGTGCGTGATCGGGAGCACGATGGGGACCCAGACCGACCTCGAACGGCTGGTCGACCTCGTCGCCGCGGGCGATCTCGACCCCCGAGTCGATCGGACGTTCCCGCTCTCGGAGACGGCGGCGGCGTTCGAACGGATGGCGGACCGGGAGACGCTCGGGAAACTCGTCGTGACGATGGACTAG
- a CDS encoding potassium channel family protein has product MDTWQRRTSQYVVVLVGVMFGYAAVYDAGMSVFEGSPISFLHSLQVVVETFTTTGFGSDAPWTTPEMNVLVILMDLTGVVLIFLALPVLVFPLFEEAISTTVPTAAAADLEDHVVVCTLTPRGETLVDELDSVGVDHLVLEPDRDRAKDRYEQGYDVIHADPESVDGLEAARLPAARCLVADGSDPVNTSTVLTAKEVAEDVRTVSVVDDPSRERYHRLAGADDVLSPRALLGEGLASKVTAGISTELGDAVEVGEDFEIAELPIQRNSDLVGRTIAESGMRERAGVNIVGAWFRGQFESPPSPDATLDNGTVLLVTGREAQLERLKELTMSDVRRFRRGRTVVVGHGEVGTTVSAALSTADVSTTVLDLVDGPGVDMTGDATDPDALSRAEVEDARTVILAIPDDTLTEFAILVVRDLNPDIELIARAEKTENVQKMYRAGADYVLSLATVSGRMLASTILEDEEVMSLDKQVEVLRTHAPGLVGRTLGGADVRARTGCTVVGVDRDGEMITDLGADFRIEEGDELVIAGTDEGANRFMETLG; this is encoded by the coding sequence ATGGACACCTGGCAGCGACGAACGTCGCAGTACGTCGTCGTCCTCGTCGGCGTGATGTTCGGCTACGCGGCGGTGTACGACGCCGGGATGAGCGTCTTCGAGGGCTCGCCGATCAGCTTCCTCCACTCGCTCCAGGTCGTCGTGGAGACGTTCACCACGACCGGCTTCGGCTCCGACGCCCCGTGGACGACCCCCGAGATGAACGTCCTCGTCATCCTGATGGATCTGACGGGCGTCGTCCTCATCTTCCTCGCGCTCCCGGTGCTCGTCTTCCCGCTGTTCGAGGAGGCCATCTCGACGACGGTGCCGACGGCGGCGGCGGCGGATCTCGAGGACCACGTCGTCGTCTGTACGCTGACGCCGCGGGGCGAGACGCTGGTCGACGAACTCGACTCCGTGGGCGTCGACCACCTCGTCCTCGAACCGGACCGTGACCGGGCGAAGGACCGGTACGAGCAGGGGTACGACGTCATTCACGCCGACCCGGAGTCGGTCGACGGATTGGAAGCCGCACGCCTCCCCGCCGCCCGCTGTCTCGTCGCCGACGGCTCCGATCCCGTCAACACGAGCACGGTCCTCACCGCGAAGGAAGTCGCCGAGGACGTGCGGACGGTGAGCGTCGTCGACGACCCGTCCCGCGAGCGGTACCACCGCCTCGCCGGCGCCGACGACGTGCTCTCGCCGCGGGCGCTCCTCGGCGAGGGACTGGCGTCGAAGGTGACGGCCGGCATTTCGACCGAACTGGGCGACGCCGTCGAAGTCGGCGAGGACTTCGAGATCGCCGAACTGCCGATCCAGCGCAACAGCGACCTCGTCGGGCGGACCATCGCGGAGAGCGGGATGCGCGAGCGCGCCGGCGTGAACATCGTCGGCGCGTGGTTCCGGGGCCAGTTCGAGAGTCCGCCCTCGCCGGACGCCACGCTCGACAACGGCACCGTCCTGCTGGTCACGGGCCGGGAAGCACAGCTGGAGCGGCTCAAGGAGCTGACGATGTCTGACGTACGTCGGTTCCGTCGGGGGCGGACCGTCGTCGTCGGCCACGGCGAGGTCGGCACCACCGTCTCCGCGGCGCTCTCGACGGCCGACGTCTCCACCACGGTGCTAGACCTGGTCGACGGCCCCGGGGTGGACATGACCGGCGACGCGACCGATCCCGACGCACTCTCGCGGGCGGAGGTCGAGGACGCACGAACCGTCATTCTCGCCATTCCGGACGACACCTTGACCGAGTTCGCCATCCTCGTCGTTCGGGATCTGAACCCCGACATCGAGCTGATCGCGCGGGCGGAGAAAACCGAGAACGTCCAGAAGATGTATCGCGCGGGCGCGGACTACGTTCTCTCGTTGGCGACGGTCAGCGGCCGGATGCTCGCCTCCACCATCCTCGAAGACGAGGAGGTCATGTCGCTCGACAAGCAGGTGGAGGTGCTCCGCACGCACGCGCCGGGACTCGTCGGTCGAACGCTCGGCGGGGCGGACGTGCGGGCGCGGACGGGCTGTACCGTCGTCGGCGTCGACCGCGACGGCGAGATGATCACCGACCTCGGGGCGGACTTCCGCATCGAGGAGGGCGACGAACTCGTCATCGCCGGTACCGACGAGGGGGCGAACCGATTCATGGAGACGCTGGGCTAG